The proteins below come from a single Thermotoga sp. KOL6 genomic window:
- a CDS encoding bifunctional oligoribonuclease/PAP phosphatase NrnA — MNEIIDVISGHNRILVVGHIMPDGDCISSVLSLTIGLEKIGKEVKATIDYKVPYVFENFPHIEKIEENPTIEPDLILVVDASSPDRIGRYQYLLKDIPSAVIDHHSTNTLFGKWNWVDPSFAATAQMIFRLNRAMGVKYDPNLATLNYLGIATDTGFFRHSNADIRVFGDAYELVKMGADAHFVAKEILENKRFEQFKLFAEVLERLELLENGKIAYSYIDYDTYLKHNCTDEDSSGFVGELRSIRGVEVAILFMEFPRGKIHVSMRSKDWFNVNEVAFELGGGGHPRAAGVTFENRPISDVISEVIEHLLRRFKEGVSHESEKTSQRNLLGG; from the coding sequence ATGAACGAAATCATCGATGTAATATCCGGTCACAACAGAATACTCGTTGTGGGACATATAATGCCAGATGGAGATTGCATAAGCTCCGTCCTTAGTTTAACTATCGGATTGGAAAAAATCGGGAAGGAAGTAAAAGCAACTATCGATTACAAGGTTCCATATGTATTCGAAAACTTTCCCCACATAGAAAAAATAGAGGAGAATCCTACTATTGAACCAGATCTTATTCTCGTGGTTGACGCTTCATCACCGGATCGGATAGGGAGGTATCAGTATCTTTTGAAAGATATTCCGTCCGCTGTCATAGATCATCACTCAACGAACACACTTTTTGGAAAATGGAACTGGGTTGATCCATCATTTGCTGCCACTGCTCAAATGATTTTCAGATTGAACAGAGCAATGGGTGTGAAATACGATCCAAATCTGGCTACCTTGAACTATTTGGGAATAGCAACGGATACGGGCTTTTTTAGACATTCGAATGCAGACATCAGAGTGTTCGGTGATGCGTACGAACTTGTAAAAATGGGAGCAGATGCTCACTTTGTTGCAAAAGAGATCCTGGAAAATAAACGATTCGAGCAATTCAAACTTTTCGCAGAAGTCTTAGAAAGGTTGGAGCTCCTTGAAAACGGGAAAATCGCTTATTCTTACATTGATTATGATACTTATTTGAAACACAACTGCACAGACGAAGACAGTTCGGGTTTCGTAGGTGAGCTGAGATCGATCAGAGGAGTGGAAGTCGCTATCTTGTTCATGGAATTCCCAAGGGGAAAGATACATGTCAGTATGAGATCGAAGGATTGGTTCAATGTAAACGAAGTCGCTTTCGAATTGGGAGGAGGAGGGCATCCAAGAGCAGCCGGTGTAACCTTCGAAAATCGACCGATATCGGATGTAATATCGGAAGTCATAGAACATCTTTTGAGGAGATTCAAAGAAGGTGTGAGTCATGAAAGTGAAAAAACTTCTCAGAGAAACCTACTGGGGGGATGA
- a CDS encoding purine nucleoside phosphorylase I, inosine and guanosine-specific, translated as MMKKIEEASSYIREKIEIPPDILIILGSGFSSFVDSMSDPITIDYKEIPHFPQPTVEGHRGKLVFGKIKDRSVMVMAGRYHLYEGHEPQTVVFPVYVSKQLGARGAIITNAAGAINPTYKPGEVILVRDVINFMFRNPLRGPNDERIGPRFPDMSSIADPEWVKKLKGKIDFKEGVYIGVLGPSYETPAEIKAFKKFGADLVGMSTVPEVIAAKHCGLKLIVFSCVTNMAAGITHGRLSHEEVVRTTKMVQGKIEKILKTAVEVF; from the coding sequence ATGATGAAAAAAATCGAAGAAGCAAGTTCCTATATAAGAGAGAAAATAGAGATTCCACCAGATATTCTTATTATTCTGGGATCTGGTTTTAGTTCTTTCGTAGATAGCATGTCAGATCCTATTACTATAGATTATAAAGAGATTCCCCACTTTCCACAACCCACAGTGGAAGGGCACAGGGGAAAACTGGTTTTTGGAAAGATTAAAGATCGCTCCGTTATGGTGATGGCTGGAAGATATCATCTCTACGAAGGTCACGAGCCACAAACTGTTGTCTTCCCGGTTTACGTCTCAAAGCAACTGGGAGCAAGAGGAGCGATAATAACAAATGCGGCCGGAGCGATAAATCCCACGTATAAACCGGGTGAAGTGATTTTAGTAAGAGACGTGATAAACTTTATGTTCAGAAATCCTTTGAGGGGACCGAACGATGAGCGGATTGGTCCAAGGTTTCCCGACATGTCTTCTATTGCTGATCCAGAATGGGTGAAGAAACTCAAAGGGAAAATAGATTTCAAGGAGGGAGTTTACATAGGAGTTCTTGGTCCGAGTTATGAAACCCCTGCAGAGATAAAAGCTTTCAAGAAATTCGGTGCGGATCTTGTTGGAATGTCAACCGTTCCTGAAGTGATAGCAGCAAAACATTGCGGATTGAAGTTGATCGTATTCTCTTGTGTAACGAACATGGCTGCCGGTATCACACATGGACGGCTTTCACATGAAGAAGTGGTCAGGACAACCAAGATGGTTCAAGGAAAGATCGAAAAAATTCTGAAAACGGCCGTGGAGGTGTTTTGA